The window TAACCAATCATCAACTGCAGCTTCCAGTTTGAGATTCTGTGGTTGAGTTTTGCAGGTCTGAACAAAGCAGCAGGAAGTCAAGagtatttaatcaaattttaaagcaaatatgcTTCTTTTCCCACTTCCAAGATAAAGCTCACATGATGTTCTTTCTTTCTCTATTTCCGGATTAAACCAGTTCACAGGTTGATGGTAACAGAGCTCCCAGTCACCCGAACTCCAAACCAACCATGCCAGTACTTGGTGTCTTTACCTCCATGTTCAAAGGAGATGAAGCGCAAGCCAGGACCATATCCAGAAAACGTATAACTCATCTGGATTTTGAGATCAGAAAGAAAAGACTGAGTTctctataatttttttcattgtacttatttttttcattcatcagTAGATTGCTCTCTTAAGATACCTGCTTCCAGGAGCAGTCATCATTCTCAGGGTCCAAAAGCACCAGCTCCGGTTTGAAGTACTCTATGACCTCATGGTTGTCATTAAGCAAGTTCACGGCCAACCGGTACTCACAGCCGCAGTCCGTTCTGCTGCAGTACCTGCAGGACCACTTCACTTTAGTCAACAGTATTTTTCTGCCGAGCACAAATCATCTGCCTGAATCTTACCAGTCCTCCACCGTGACCTCTGGCTCAGTGTTCAGTTCATCTGTGGTGTAATCTTCAGCCAACAGATCAATCACCTGCTTCTTTGAACACCATCTGGAAAACACATGTTTGACATCTTTACAAGAAAAGGAACCATTGTAACCATTAACATCAGgtactttttagtttttgtgtgtttcattcATTACTTCCTGAAGCCTTGGTCCCATCAGTGGTCGCATTTTTAGTGGAGTGAGGGTTTGTCTTGCTGTTCCCCTAATGTTCTTGCAGGCACCTTAAGGGgcgtcatgaaaaaaaaatttaccaTCTTTGTAcatgtggtaaatgtattgtgAAGCATTAGTgaggataatgtaagttgcatCCATTTATGACGTACAGATGATGCTTTCGTACTGTATCCTTACACCACACTCCAGTAATTGGTAAGCTGCGAGTACTGGTTCCTTTCTGACCACGCCCAAATGCTGCATGCACAGGGTGTGTAAGTGATACGCAGGTGGTCCTTTGGATGCCAACagaaactacactctgattgtttaatttttttcacgtCCAAAGGTACGGACACATCAGGCATGTGAGCTGCgttcaagaacatgcaaaaTGTGGATTCTTGAAGTATAGCATGGCGTTAAAAAATCGATGAGCAGGGAGTGGATTTTTCTTATTCTATTGTTTACAAAGATGTGTTGGAAGAGTATAATCAGAAGAAGCTGGGTGCAAAAAGTTGAACCAGTGCAAATCTTGCTGCacgatttttctttcacagctctatagAATTCTGtccaggcacaaaccacaattattaatttctcctacatgatcaattttcaaacgatTGGCACTGTGAATGAAAAGAGACACCATCAATACATCCCTACTAAAGCCAGAGTTCAACCTGGTTTGACttttaaaggggccacaccAAAAAACGGTTGTAGAAACAGTCATAGAAACAGTCGTACTAATGGTCATAGAAATGGTCGTAGaaatggtcgtagaaacttgaGTATCTCCACGTGGATGCAAGAGTTTTCAATGCCTGAAATGTAGGCTTACAAGTAATTTACACTGACTTTTCAGGGGAAGTGGGCGCTTGCCGAGGACAATATGAACGTAGCTTGAGAGTCAGGCTGTGTGCAAGGAGTGCACACCTAGCACTTGTACAGCCCTAATAGGCTCCTTGAGAAGGGCACAGGATTTTGGTTAgggttaaaaacaagaaaaaaaaaatctatacaaTGTCCCTGCATTTCACCTACTTCACTCTAACTTATCCCCATGTGTTGTTCATACATTTATTATGACCTGTAGCCTGCTGCTTGTTTGTAGAGNNNNNNNNNNNNNNNNNNNNNNNNNNNNNNNNNNNNNNNNNNNNNNNNNNNNNNNNNNNNNNNNNNNNNNNNNNNNNNNNNNNNNNNNNNNNNNNNNNNNNNNNNNNNNNNNNNNNNNNNNNNNNNNNNNNNNNNNNNNNNNNNNNNNNNNNNNNNNNNNNNNNNNNNNNNNNNNNNNNNNNNNNNNNNNNNNNNNNNNNNNNNNNNNNNNNNNNNNNNNNNNNNNNNNNNNNNNNNNNNNNNNNNNNNNNNNNNNNNNNNNNNNNNNNNNNNNNNNNNNNNNNNNNNNNTTATCCCCGTGttgttcatatatttattatgACCTGTCGCCTGCTGCTTGTTTGTAGAGAAAAATGTGTTGTGTGTGGGCTCACCGAGTGGTCTATGACATTGATATTTCATGCAAGCCATCTGCATGCCCACTCTATCCATGCACTTACTCAAAAGAAGTTGCAAAATACTTCTTTACTTCGTCATTCTCGAAGTCGGGACCGCAGTCCCCCGGCATGTCCTCCACTATCCATCCGTTCCCTCCATTTTCCACCAGCTCCCAGGATTCCAGATCCTCTGAGACATAAATCCACAATCAAGCTTTTTTTAAGGAGAATCTTAAAAGTCACACAAAATTTGAATTCTTTCCAATCTCAAAAGCCAAAGACAACaggaatgtttttattcacacatttttatcttAGCTTCTTATACACTCACCAGCCACTTAATTAGGTACCCCTTGCTAGTATCAGGTTGGACCTTCTTTtgcttcagaactgccttaatcctttgtggcatagattcaacaattTACTGGAAACATTCTTCCAAGAACTACCGAGCTGTTAGACTCCTTGGTTCGTGTTTTAAGATCGGTCAGTGGCTAGCCGACATCGCTGCAAACCTCTTTCTGCTGTTGTATATGGGCCAGTCCCCACACGGGTTGGCGCAATGCGGTCGGAAAGCACTGGGAACAGTGCAGCCCGGTTGACAGTTACACCGGTCTAGAGGGTCCCACGGACCGGGAAGAGGGAACAGTGACCACTTCAGTCCACGGCTCCATTGCGGCAATGTCTGGGCAGCCTTTGCCTTACAGTACGCGGTGGCCGGGTCTTATCGAACCAGTCCTGTTGCACTACTAAGGGGCAAATACACAAGTGAATCCCACCCAGCCTCTATCAGAAGGACTCCAGCACTCGCGCGACAAAGGGCAGGCG is drawn from Oryzias melastigma strain HK-1 linkage group LG5, ASM292280v2, whole genome shotgun sequence and contains these coding sequences:
- the fbxo2 gene encoding F-box only protein 2, which codes for MPRNLLKNPCGEEDLESWELVENGGNGWIVEDMPGDCGPDFENDEVKKYFATSFEWCSKKQVIDLLAEDYTTDELNTEPEVTVEDWYCSRTDCGCEYRLAVNLLNDNHEVIEYFKPELVLLDPENDDCSWKQMSYTFSGYGPGLRFISFEHGGKDTKYWHGWFGVRVTGSSVTINL